In the Campylobacter showae genome, one interval contains:
- the pyrE gene encoding orotate phosphoribosyltransferase, with amino-acid sequence MNLEKIYKDAGAFLQGHFLLSSGNHSQFYLQSAKVLEDPQLAGALADELAAVIEKSGVEFDSVCSPALGGILAGYELARAAKKRFIFTERVERVMSLRRGFEVREGERFVICEDIITTGGSALEAARVIESLGGKVVAFAALANRGFCKVANLAGSVAKASAKLPADKPFFALGNFEFEIYEPANCPLCANGSKAIKPGSRGN; translated from the coding sequence ATGAATTTAGAGAAAATTTACAAGGACGCGGGCGCGTTTTTGCAGGGGCATTTTTTGCTTAGCAGCGGCAACCACTCGCAGTTTTATCTCCAAAGCGCCAAAGTGCTCGAAGATCCGCAGCTAGCAGGCGCCCTAGCTGACGAGCTAGCCGCCGTCATCGAAAAATCGGGCGTAGAGTTTGACAGCGTCTGTTCTCCCGCTCTAGGCGGCATTTTGGCCGGCTACGAGCTAGCTCGCGCGGCGAAAAAGCGCTTTATCTTTACCGAGCGAGTCGAGCGTGTGATGAGCCTGCGACGAGGCTTTGAGGTAAGGGAAGGCGAGCGATTCGTCATCTGCGAGGACATCATCACCACGGGCGGCTCGGCGCTGGAGGCCGCGCGCGTGATTGAGAGCCTAGGCGGCAAGGTCGTGGCGTTTGCCGCGCTTGCTAATCGCGGCTTTTGCAAGGTCGCAAATTTAGCGGGCAGCGTCGCTAAAGCTAGCGCCAAACTACCCGCCGACAAGCCGTTTTTCGCGCTTGGAAACTTTGAGTTTGAGATTTACGAACCCGCAAATTGCCCACTCTGCGCCAACGGAAGCAAGGCGATAAAACCCGGCAGCAGAGGCAACTAA
- the secG gene encoding preprotein translocase subunit SecG: MDSLFLVLQFIFAVVLTIAVLLQKSSSIGLGAYSGSNESLFGAKGPAGFLAKFTFVVGVLFILNTLALSYVYNTQSSKSLIDSVDTSSLPAAPEAVVPQAPSAPAAPEAPVSEQK; this comes from the coding sequence ATGGATTCGCTTTTTTTAGTATTGCAGTTTATTTTCGCGGTAGTTTTGACGATCGCCGTTTTGCTTCAGAAAAGTTCCTCTATCGGACTGGGCGCGTATAGCGGCAGCAACGAAAGCCTATTTGGCGCAAAAGGACCGGCCGGATTTTTGGCCAAATTTACCTTCGTAGTGGGCGTTTTATTTATCCTAAATACCCTAGCGCTAAGCTATGTTTACAACACTCAAAGCAGCAAATCTCTCATAGATAGCGTCGATACTTCGTCGCTACCTGCGGCTCCAGAGGCAGTCGTTCCGCAAGCTCCTAGCGCTCCTGCAGCTCCAGAGGCTCCGGTAAGCGAGCAAAAATAA
- a CDS encoding RDD family protein has translation MAKQKAQLASIGARVKAFITDLFLIGMPIYYLTTYVFLDGKDDFLHNQTAIFGANFAVALICCAFFAIKAQTPGYRSQNIYLIDLHSGRKLGFARVLLRYICFLLSGVSMVGLCLCFFRKDALNLHDLLTHSAAVCKKAE, from the coding sequence TTGGCGAAACAAAAAGCGCAACTAGCCAGCATCGGCGCGCGAGTAAAGGCCTTTATCACCGATCTTTTTTTGATAGGGATGCCGATATACTACCTCACGACCTATGTTTTTTTGGACGGCAAAGACGACTTTTTGCACAACCAAACCGCGATATTCGGGGCAAATTTCGCAGTCGCTCTCATCTGCTGCGCCTTTTTTGCGATCAAAGCCCAGACGCCCGGCTACCGCTCGCAAAATATCTACCTCATCGACCTACACAGCGGCCGCAAGCTCGGCTTTGCGCGCGTTTTGCTCCGTTACATCTGCTTTTTGCTCTCAGGCGTTAGCATGGTCGGACTTTGCCTCTGTTTTTTTCGCAAGGACGCACTAAATTTGCACGATCTGCTCACGCACTCGGCCGCCGTCTGCAAAAAAGCGGAGTAG
- a CDS encoding thiamine-phosphate pyrophosphorylase, with product MTNDERLYRVIDANLNRLKEGLRVVEDVRRYGFDDLALAKKIKNLRHKAKIPQKEFLKFRDAANDVLKPSLKDEQIRLNLDDLQTANIKRAQESARVLEECFKLIDVKISEIFKAVRYELYEIEKEI from the coding sequence ATGACTAACGATGAGCGGCTCTACCGCGTAATAGACGCAAATTTAAACCGCTTAAAAGAAGGGCTTAGAGTCGTCGAGGACGTCAGACGTTACGGCTTTGACGACCTAGCCCTCGCTAAAAAAATCAAAAATCTCCGCCACAAAGCAAAAATCCCGCAAAAAGAATTCTTAAAATTTCGCGACGCCGCAAACGACGTGCTAAAACCGAGCCTAAAAGACGAGCAAATCCGCCTAAATTTGGACGATTTACAAACCGCCAACATCAAACGCGCGCAAGAAAGCGCAAGGGTTTTAGAGGAGTGTTTTAAGCTCATCGACGTTAAAATTTCCGAGATTTTTAAGGCCGTGCGCTACGAACTTTATGAGATAGAAAAAGAAATTTAA
- a CDS encoding mechanosensitive ion channel domain-containing protein — protein MRKILAAVFALCISLNLFANTASDDLNATDILSVVNQINEANSQIAVIKAQSAENNETADKNVLFRTVLEKKEKLIEQIPYLIMQIEIDEEQVQNFKQEMQDLETKTKKLKNSSNQNLYVKNMLELERMRLDELFYSSLLNLENIFKEGGKAVNVKLAVEETLLSFQTEFYAQFKAFKDSLSEEVALAHKGELDALEAHKKTLEEILHYLRDNAELLTSNYIISELNLKTAIDFINEKASFTSKFNVGKAAIIFVVFLFFVSFTTLLSKLTLWALMKFFVKHDSDRQTKGRIVEIIKRPMLLTLIAYAIDICVSIAYYPAPMPIKFANFLTITFVIAVTWLILSVLNGYGMVLINELTKKSGRKEVINLILKIIYFIIFVIALLIVLSKLGFNVSAIIASLGIGGLAVALATKDILANFFASVMLLFDNSFSQGDWIVCGDIEGTVVEIGLRKTTVRTFDNALIFVPNSKLASDPIRNWSRRKMGRRIRMLIGLEYSATTEQIKKCVDEIKQMLIDHPDIAKGDDMGSKKASRYDRGIVSIDDLAGYKSNLFVVVDEFADSSINILVYCFSKTIVWGEFLAVKEDVMLKIMNIVEANGLGFAFPSQSLYVEEVKK, from the coding sequence ATGAGAAAAATTTTAGCCGCCGTTTTTGCGCTGTGCATTAGCTTAAATTTGTTCGCAAATACCGCAAGCGACGATCTAAACGCAACCGACATCCTAAGCGTCGTAAATCAAATCAACGAAGCAAACTCGCAGATCGCCGTTATCAAGGCGCAGTCGGCTGAAAATAACGAAACCGCCGATAAAAACGTGCTTTTTAGAACGGTCCTGGAGAAAAAAGAAAAACTGATCGAGCAGATCCCCTACCTCATCATGCAAATCGAAATCGACGAGGAACAGGTGCAAAATTTCAAACAAGAGATGCAAGATCTAGAGACGAAAACCAAAAAGCTAAAAAACTCTAGCAATCAAAATTTATACGTCAAAAACATGCTCGAGCTTGAGCGCATGCGGCTTGACGAGCTATTTTACTCCTCGCTTTTAAATTTGGAAAATATCTTTAAAGAGGGCGGCAAAGCCGTAAACGTCAAACTTGCCGTCGAGGAGACGCTGCTTAGCTTTCAGACCGAGTTTTACGCGCAGTTTAAGGCCTTTAAAGACTCGTTAAGCGAAGAAGTAGCCCTAGCGCATAAAGGCGAGCTAGACGCGTTAGAGGCGCACAAAAAGACGCTTGAAGAGATACTTCACTATCTGCGCGATAATGCCGAGCTGCTCACGTCAAACTATATCATCTCGGAGCTAAATTTAAAAACGGCGATTGATTTTATCAATGAAAAGGCATCGTTTACGAGCAAATTTAACGTCGGCAAGGCTGCGATTATATTCGTCGTATTTTTGTTTTTCGTCTCGTTTACGACGCTGCTTAGTAAGCTCACGCTGTGGGCGTTAATGAAATTTTTCGTCAAGCACGACTCGGATAGACAGACGAAAGGGCGCATCGTCGAGATCATCAAACGCCCGATGCTGCTCACCCTTATCGCCTACGCGATAGATATATGCGTCTCGATCGCGTATTATCCGGCTCCGATGCCGATAAAATTTGCAAATTTCCTCACGATCACTTTTGTTATCGCCGTCACTTGGCTCATACTTAGCGTACTAAACGGCTACGGCATGGTGCTCATCAACGAACTCACCAAAAAAAGCGGGCGCAAAGAGGTGATAAATTTGATCCTAAAGATCATCTATTTCATCATCTTTGTTATCGCGCTACTTATCGTGCTTAGCAAGCTCGGATTTAACGTCAGCGCTATCATCGCGTCTCTTGGTATTGGCGGCCTTGCTGTAGCTCTTGCGACTAAGGATATTTTGGCGAATTTCTTTGCCTCCGTTATGCTGCTCTTTGACAACTCGTTTTCGCAAGGCGACTGGATCGTATGCGGCGACATCGAGGGAACGGTCGTGGAGATCGGGCTTAGAAAAACGACCGTGCGAACCTTTGATAACGCCCTTATATTCGTGCCAAACTCAAAGCTAGCTAGCGATCCGATCCGAAACTGGAGTAGGCGAAAGATGGGACGGCGCATCAGGATGCTAATCGGGCTAGAATACAGCGCCACGACCGAGCAGATCAAAAAGTGCGTCGATGAGATCAAACAGATGCTAATCGACCACCCAGACATCGCAAAGGGCGACGATATGGGCTCGAAAAAGGCTAGTCGATACGACCGCGGTATCGTCTCGATCGATGATCTGGCCGGATATAAGTCGAATTTATTCGTCGTCGTGGACGAGTTTGCGGATAGCTCGATAAATATCCTCGTGTACTGCTTTTCAAAGACGATAGTTTGGGGCGAGTTTTTGGCCGTCAAAGAGGACGTGATGCTAAAAATAATGAATATCGTAGAGGCCAACGGGCTTGGATTTGCCTTCCCTAGCCAGAGCCTATATGTCGAAGAAGTGAAAAAATAA
- a CDS encoding carbonic anhydrase, which translates to MQGILDGAVKFMEEDFLEHKELFESLGEKQTPHTLFVGCIDSRVVPSLITNTVPGDLVVVRNIANIVPPYRKSEEFLATTSAIEYALQTLNVQNVIICGHSNCGGCAALWMDEAKFSKTPNVKRWLDLLEPVKKRVQKLFGDNIAKREWITERLSLVNSFENLLSYPDVKAKFRDGELKIYAWHYIIETGEIYNYNFVTKSFKLLGVEK; encoded by the coding sequence ATGCAAGGTATCTTAGACGGCGCAGTTAAATTTATGGAAGAGGATTTTTTAGAGCATAAGGAGCTTTTTGAGAGTCTGGGCGAGAAACAGACGCCGCACACTCTTTTTGTCGGCTGTATCGACTCGCGCGTGGTGCCTAGCCTCATAACAAACACGGTTCCGGGCGATCTCGTAGTCGTGCGAAATATCGCAAACATCGTGCCCCCATACCGCAAAAGCGAGGAGTTTTTGGCTACGACCTCGGCGATCGAGTACGCCTTGCAAACGCTAAACGTACAAAACGTCATCATCTGCGGGCACAGTAACTGCGGCGGTTGTGCGGCTTTGTGGATGGATGAGGCTAAATTTAGCAAAACGCCAAACGTAAAGCGCTGGCTTGACTTGCTAGAACCCGTAAAAAAGCGCGTGCAAAAGCTTTTCGGCGACAATATCGCAAAAAGAGAGTGGATAACCGAACGCCTAAGCCTTGTAAATTCGTTTGAAAATTTACTGAGCTATCCCGACGTCAAGGCTAAATTTAGAGACGGGGAGCTAAAAATTTACGCCTGGCACTACATAATAGAAACGGGCGAAATTTATAACTACAACTTCGTAACAAAGAGCTTTAAACTGCTAGGAGTCGAGAAATGA
- the frr gene encoding ribosome recycling factor, protein MLNEIYKKQKEHSDKCIEGLKRDFSTLRTGKVNISIVDNIYVDYYGSQTPLNQVATVLTSDASTISITPWEKPMLKTITAAISAANIGVNPNNDGESVKLFFPPMTVEQRQENAKHAKAFGEKAKVSIRNIRKDANDEVKKLEKDKAITEDESKKGQDEVQKITDSYTSKIDSLVKEKESELLKV, encoded by the coding sequence ATGCTGAATGAAATTTACAAAAAGCAAAAAGAGCATAGCGACAAGTGTATCGAGGGCCTAAAACGCGACTTTAGCACGCTTCGCACAGGCAAGGTAAATATAAGCATAGTCGATAATATTTATGTGGATTATTACGGTAGCCAAACCCCGCTAAACCAAGTAGCCACCGTACTAACTAGCGATGCTAGCACCATAAGCATAACGCCGTGGGAAAAACCGATGCTAAAAACTATCACCGCAGCGATCTCTGCGGCAAATATCGGCGTAAATCCGAACAACGACGGCGAGAGCGTGAAGCTATTTTTCCCTCCGATGACGGTCGAGCAACGCCAAGAAAACGCAAAGCACGCTAAGGCATTTGGTGAAAAAGCCAAAGTCAGCATAAGAAACATCAGAAAAGACGCGAACGACGAGGTTAAAAAGCTAGAAAAAGATAAAGCTATCACAGAAGACGAGAGCAAAAAAGGGCAAGACGAAGTCCAAAAGATCACCGACAGCTACACGTCAAAGATCGACTCGCTCGTAAAAGAAAAAGAGAGCGAACTTTTAAAAGTTTAA
- a CDS encoding polysaccharide deacetylase family protein, translating to MKKLVSALAFFAMAQFALADAHIFNYHRFDDDRHPTTNISSKNLREQFDYFKEKGYEVIPLSKLVDAIKNGEPVSDNWVVLTVDDGYKSFYEKGLPIFLEYGYPFALMIYVEATARKYGDFMTFEQIKEIEKYGEVGYHSYGHLHMVGLNEEKLKNDFEDGIGKFEKNMGYKPRYFAYPFGEYNDRVRDVAIEHGIEVILSQNSGAVAADSDLHELDRIPAMNGTHLPSALASKFLKAEWILPQDYPKDNKISELIIKTDENATHGYFSMTGQQTKKVKLENGQMTLKFNKPIDRYKVRMSLKVNGKTTTKILVKDINAE from the coding sequence ATGAAAAAATTAGTTTCCGCGCTTGCATTTTTTGCAATGGCGCAGTTTGCGCTTGCAGATGCGCATATCTTTAACTATCACAGATTTGACGACGATAGACACCCGACTACCAACATCTCTAGCAAAAATTTACGCGAACAGTTTGACTATTTTAAAGAAAAAGGCTACGAGGTCATCCCGCTTTCAAAGCTCGTGGACGCGATAAAAAACGGCGAGCCGGTATCTGATAATTGGGTTGTTTTAACCGTAGACGACGGCTACAAGAGCTTTTACGAAAAAGGCTTGCCGATATTTTTAGAGTACGGATATCCGTTTGCGCTGATGATTTACGTCGAGGCTACCGCACGAAAATACGGCGACTTTATGACCTTTGAGCAGATCAAAGAGATCGAAAAATACGGCGAAGTCGGCTATCACTCCTACGGTCACTTACACATGGTCGGTCTTAACGAGGAAAAATTAAAAAACGACTTTGAGGACGGCATAGGCAAATTTGAAAAAAATATGGGCTACAAGCCGCGATATTTCGCCTATCCTTTCGGCGAATATAACGACAGGGTACGCGACGTCGCGATAGAGCACGGTATCGAGGTGATACTCAGCCAAAACTCTGGCGCAGTCGCGGCAGATAGCGATCTGCATGAACTAGATAGGATCCCTGCGATGAACGGTACGCACCTGCCATCCGCGCTTGCTAGTAAATTTCTAAAAGCCGAATGGATACTTCCGCAAGACTATCCGAAGGATAATAAGATTAGCGAACTTATCATCAAAACCGACGAGAATGCGACGCACGGCTACTTCTCGATGACGGGACAGCAGACAAAAAAGGTCAAGCTTGAAAACGGACAGATGACGCTTAAATTTAACAAGCCGATCGACCGATATAAAGTCAGAATGAGCCTTAAAGTAAACGGAAAAACGACGACAAAAATTTTAGTAAAGGATATAAATGCTGAATGA
- a CDS encoding Bax inhibitor-1/YccA family protein: MSLYDRNYANSREHEVASEYSQSALSTFIKQTYQLFAASLLAASVGAYVGLYSSLGATVASNYWLFVILELGLLVGLMFAKRKAGLNLILLFAFTFVSGLTLTPILGRTFAMPGGAAIVAQAFTLTTVAFGGLSVFAMNTKRDFTALGKMLFITLIVLLVAMLLNLFFQSPIFQVALSCVAAVLFSAYILYDTQNIIRGNYETPIEGAVDLYLDFLNLFVSLLRILGFFNSDD; this comes from the coding sequence ATGAGTTTATATGACAGAAACTATGCAAACTCAAGAGAGCACGAGGTTGCGAGCGAATATTCGCAAAGCGCGCTTAGCACGTTTATCAAACAAACCTATCAGCTTTTCGCGGCTTCGCTTTTAGCAGCCAGCGTCGGAGCTTACGTCGGGCTTTACAGCTCGCTGGGAGCGACGGTAGCGAGCAACTACTGGCTATTTGTGATACTTGAGCTAGGACTTTTGGTCGGTTTAATGTTTGCCAAACGCAAAGCGGGCTTAAATTTGATCCTGCTTTTTGCCTTTACTTTCGTTAGCGGACTTACGCTTACGCCTATTTTAGGACGCACTTTTGCGATGCCCGGAGGCGCGGCGATAGTAGCCCAGGCCTTTACGCTTACGACGGTAGCATTCGGCGGACTTAGCGTGTTTGCGATGAACACCAAGCGCGACTTTACCGCGTTGGGCAAGATGCTTTTCATCACGCTTATCGTTTTGCTCGTGGCTATGCTACTAAATTTATTCTTCCAAAGTCCGATTTTTCAGGTAGCGCTATCGTGCGTAGCCGCTGTTTTATTTAGCGCGTACATCCTTTACGATACGCAAAATATCATACGCGGCAACTACGAAACTCCGATCGAGGGCGCAGTTGATCTTTACCTTGATTTCTTAAATTTATTCGTTTCATTGCTTAGAATTTTAGGATTTTTTAATAGCGATGACTAA
- a CDS encoding type IV secretory system conjugative DNA transfer family protein, with the protein MSLQSPPTRKNMQKIMGFTRTRENAEKKGALIPSDFTHAAIIGETGSGKTTAMIYPNLLDRMQKGYAVFAVDYKGGESAKIKALARRAGRLKDVVSVGARLDAPINLIASMKPRDFKNCVKKPMESREKFWEEFGSSIATEFFKVLKALKIFAKKITPLNDCYTDAFYADVCTLARDFTFDVATILRLSQDLEKMLEFKDALNLICDNLDSSTLNFTRETIMINRAFLATADEFLDATSRYKDIGDERTRDDFRNYSMMMSPFLGLMNDDSLNGDGDGAAGDASIAGLLNSGKIVIFNAASCDKSALSFLLNSFLPELLKRVTMKQKRPISLFLDESAKLLSENTELNEEILRECEVELVLAFQNEFLLKRAIGGTAYEALMGNLTNRYFMRNKDVVRLGGSEVDCSTLEKFECVLEGDKIALEPIFIDEAECLQAELEFERENRLHERLLGKIYENRVIEFDEEIVDDGKIWVRDVDTGERECVFFSDEVLDIRPQDIYKRPPNTGGYNILLEDGTDDAQISFR; encoded by the coding sequence ATTTCGTTACAATCGCCCCCAACAAGGAAAAATATGCAAAAAATAATGGGATTTACGAGAACGCGGGAAAACGCGGAGAAAAAAGGCGCGCTGATACCTAGCGACTTCACGCACGCAGCCATCATCGGAGAAACCGGCAGCGGCAAGACGACGGCGATGATATATCCGAATCTGCTTGACCGCATGCAAAAAGGCTACGCGGTGTTTGCCGTGGATTATAAAGGCGGCGAGAGCGCCAAAATCAAGGCTCTAGCGCGCAGAGCGGGCCGTCTAAAAGACGTCGTGAGCGTGGGTGCGAGGCTAGATGCGCCGATAAACCTCATCGCATCGATGAAGCCGCGCGACTTTAAAAACTGCGTGAAAAAGCCGATGGAGTCGAGGGAGAAGTTTTGGGAAGAGTTTGGCTCGAGCATCGCGACGGAGTTTTTTAAAGTGCTAAAGGCGCTTAAAATTTTCGCTAAAAAAATCACGCCGCTAAACGACTGCTACACAGACGCCTTTTACGCCGACGTGTGCACGCTCGCGCGGGATTTTACCTTTGACGTCGCTACGATACTGCGCCTCTCGCAAGACCTAGAAAAGATGCTCGAGTTTAAAGACGCGCTAAATCTAATCTGCGACAATCTCGACTCCTCGACGCTAAATTTCACCCGCGAGACGATAATGATAAACCGCGCGTTTTTAGCGACCGCGGACGAGTTTTTGGACGCGACGAGCCGCTACAAGGACATCGGCGACGAACGCACGAGAGACGATTTTCGCAACTACTCGATGATGATGTCGCCGTTTCTAGGCCTCATGAACGACGACTCGCTAAACGGCGACGGAGACGGCGCTGCGGGCGACGCGAGTATCGCAGGGCTGCTAAATAGCGGCAAGATCGTGATATTTAACGCCGCAAGCTGCGACAAAAGTGCGCTGAGCTTCCTACTAAACAGCTTTCTGCCCGAGCTTTTAAAGCGCGTAACGATGAAGCAAAAAAGGCCTATTAGCCTATTTCTCGACGAGTCGGCGAAGCTGCTAAGCGAGAACACCGAGCTAAACGAAGAGATCCTGCGCGAGTGCGAGGTGGAGCTGGTGCTGGCGTTTCAAAACGAGTTTTTGCTTAAGCGCGCGATCGGCGGCACGGCGTACGAGGCGCTGATGGGCAACCTCACCAACCGCTACTTCATGCGCAACAAAGACGTCGTGAGGCTGGGTGGCAGCGAGGTGGACTGCTCTACGCTGGAGAAATTCGAGTGCGTGCTAGAGGGCGATAAGATCGCGCTGGAGCCTATTTTCATCGACGAGGCGGAGTGCTTGCAAGCAGAGCTGGAGTTTGAGCGCGAGAACCGCTTACACGAGCGACTGCTGGGCAAAATTTACGAAAACCGCGTGATAGAGTTTGACGAAGAGATCGTGGACGACGGCAAAATCTGGGTGCGCGACGTGGATACGGGCGAGCGCGAATGCGTGTTTTTCAGCGACGAGGTGCTGGATATCCGCCCGCAAGATATCTATAAACGCCCGCCAAATACCGGCGGCTACAACATCTTGCTAGAAGACGGCACGGACGACGCACAGATAAGCTTTAGGTAA